Within Nakaseomyces glabratus chromosome G, complete sequence, the genomic segment ATTCACCAACGGAATTCCAAAAGTTCTTCCACCAATTACTGGAATGATTGACTTATACACATCTTCTAGTACAGAAGCACCAAAATCTTGGGAACTAGAGTTGATTAGTGAATGTGCCTTTTGTACAATCATATTGTTGTACTTACTAGCGTATGCATCCAACTTTGAGGAATCAAAATGAGGTGGAGCAATATACTTCTGTGTAGACGTCACAGTCTCTTGAGGATTCTTCGCATTGAATGTAATAGTCAATACTATTTGCGAAAGAGTTTCAAATAAGATGTAAAAGTCACGGATAATCCACTTTTCACCTAAtcttttcttgatctcATGGTCATCAACTTCATATGTAAATTTAACCTTTGGATCAATCAGATTGTGtggtattttcttctctaaCCACCAAGTTGTGTTACTGTCAAATGGCACACTCAACATCCTTGTGGTATCCGTTAGTTCTGTAGTTGTGGTGCTCTTAACCTCACGTAGTGCATTACTAGAAGACTTCATAGAAGGCTCTGGAGCAGGAGCATTGGGTAGGGGTGGGACATTATTACTGCTTGATTTGGAAGAGAAGGGGTTATTAGACGTATGTTCTCTTGTTTCAGTGCCTTCATCACGAGGAACATGACCCATAGGAGGATGTGAGAGAGGTGGTAGTGGAGGAGGAGCCTGACCATCATGACCAGCTGTTGGAGGTGGTGGAGGAGGATGAGCTGCATGAGTTGGAGGTGGTGGAGGAGGATGAGCTGTGTGGGTAGGGGGTGGTGGAGGTGGTGGAGCACCATGGGGTCCTGAATGATCTGATGGCGGTGGTGGAATACCTGACATAGGAACTGGAGGAATACTTCTATCTCCTTGTGGTTCAACACTTCTCTCACTCATCATAGGTGGTGGCGGCGGTGCTGACTTCATATGTTCGCCTGGTGATTGAACACTCCCTGAAACCGGTGGCATTGGGGGTACTTGTGGTACTGGAGGAGCTGGCATAGTGCCTGGAATAGGAGGATTCGGTGGCACAGGAGGAGCTTTGGCCATTGGTGCATTACCGGCAGAGGGTGGATGAATTGGTTTTGTTTCAATCATATCTACATCATTCGTCATATCATTTGGAGCGTTGACCTGTGGATGTGCAGGTGGAGGAGGTGGTGCGACTTCCTCACTATTTCCCTTCGTATGGTGCTCATGTAGTTGTTCTCTTCCAGGTGGAATGACTGGGATAGGGGGCATAGAAGCTTCAGCAGCGGCTGAAACAGGTGGAGGACCAGGAATAGTCGACTCTCTATCCTCTTCAGAACTATCTGACGAATCAGATAACCCTTTCTCAATGATTGGATCCTCCTTATTGGTAGTTATTCCATGTGCGTCAGAGAGGGAATCTGTGCCCATTTCAGGTCCAGCAACACCTTTTACTTTCGAGGATAAATCATCGGCATTTTCCTCAGCAGAGGACTCGTAAcctttcatttcatttgcCGAATGATAAGCATCGTCCCCTACCGAAGCACCATCCTTATCAACCGTATTCTTTTCACCAGCTAGTTCATGATATATATGTTCCTTCTTAGAAGAATCGCTTGATGCCATCATGGGATCTAAAGTTTTAGCTTGTTCTTCTCCAGCATCGGttattttttcctttggtTCTAATTTTTCTTCCGTTAACTTCTTGAGTAGCGGGTTTTTACTTGGATCTGCGAAGGGCATCACTGGTACTGCTTGTGGTATATTTTCCATTTCGGATGACTCTTTCCTATCAATATTGGACTCAGATCTAGCAGTTGATTCTTTGTCAGCAGTTGGCATTGGAGCAGGCATACCAAATGGATTGAACCCAACTGGACCGCCAAACCTACCAGCTCCAGCTAGTTTTGCCATTCTATTCCTTAGAGCTGCTCTACGAGCCTCTTCCGAGTCCTCCTCAACCTCTGTTTCAGCATGCTCTCCATTCTTCGAAGTCTCTTCATGAACTGGTTGACTCTCATCAGTCATCCCACTAATTTCTGGCTCCTCTGAAGGCATGTTAGAAATGCCTTCCTCATGATGTGACTTTGCATCAGCTTGGTTCTCTGTTACTGACTCCTGATGGTCATCATTTTGATTGTCGTTTTCTGTTGACTCAGTTCTGGTTTTTTCCAAATGTGCACCATGGTCATCTAATTCTGCCTTTGAATTCTGTTCATCTTTACCATCCATGTTTTCTGGTGATTGACTAGCTTCCTGATGCTGTTTTTCAGTAGctctt encodes:
- the BBC1 gene encoding Bbc1p (CAGL0G06842g~Ortholog(s) have myosin I binding activity, role in actin cytoskeleton organization, negative regulation of Arp2/3 complex-mediated actin nucleation and actin cortical patch localization), producing the protein MSQIPFKVVASFPYQSEYEDDLNFEKGQVITVTNIEDDEWYYGEYVDGTGASQEGIFPKSFVVEGDEALKSADPIGEKDGVESKNDIKEPRKDEKADMQLHSEDKSAKPVSMPSVPSVPVSSDEAPKKEMPKPGKIPIPAAVDPSQFHDADTPRSEDINKEDLPKMSLKERIALLQEQQRLQAERDAEMMKRATEKQHQEASQSPENMDGKDEQNSKAELDDHGAHLEKTRTESTENDNQNDDHQESVTENQADAKSHHEEGISNMPSEEPEISGMTDESQPVHEETSKNGEHAETEVEEDSEEARRAALRNRMAKLAGAGRFGGPVGFNPFGMPAPMPTADKESTARSESNIDRKESSEMENIPQAVPVMPFADPSKNPLLKKLTEEKLEPKEKITDAGEEQAKTLDPMMASSDSSKKEHIYHELAGEKNTVDKDGASVGDDAYHSANEMKGYESSAEENADDLSSKVKGVAGPEMGTDSLSDAHGITTNKEDPIIEKGLSDSSDSSEEDRESTIPGPPPVSAAAEASMPPIPVIPPGREQLHEHHTKGNSEEVAPPPPPAHPQVNAPNDMTNDVDMIETKPIHPPSAGNAPMAKAPPVPPNPPIPGTMPAPPVPQVPPMPPVSGSVQSPGEHMKSAPPPPPMMSERSVEPQGDRSIPPVPMSGIPPPPSDHSGPHGAPPPPPPPTHTAHPPPPPPTHAAHPPPPPPTAGHDGQAPPPLPPLSHPPMGHVPRDEGTETREHTSNNPFSSKSSSNNVPPLPNAPAPEPSMKSSSNALREVKSTTTTELTDTTRMLSVPFDSNTTWWLEKKIPHNLIDPKVKFTYEVDDHEIKKRLGEKWIIRDFYILFETLSQIVLTITFNAKNPQETVTSTQKYIAPPHFDSSKLDAYASKYNNMIVQKAHSLINSSSQDFGASVLEDVYKSIIPVIGGRTFGIPLVNYKAQTQLETESVKKVLPGDIMVIRKGVFEHHKKIGKKEVVSVGQERSHIAVVTDYDFTKDKFRVIDLQNGKVSQSSYKPHNMTTGRLKIFRVVGRDYIGW